The genomic region ACATGGGCAAGCCGATCCCGAAACCCACCCGTCACGGCGAGACTGCCGAGCCGGTGCGCCTGATGCAGCGACTTCCGCGCAGCCTGCACTATAGCTTGGTGGTGCAGGCCAAGGCTGACGGCACCTCGTTGAATACGCTGGTGACAATGTTGCTTGCAGAAGGGATAGGAAGACGCGAAATCCGGGACAATTAGGGACAGAGCCCCTATTGTTTTGCAGCAAGCTCGTTAAAATGGAAATTCAGCGTAAGAAATACGGGGACACCATACTAGTTTTTTAAGGGAAAAGGGGGCAGGTTGAATTTCTCAAATCTGCCCCCTTTTTTCTTGTCACCCCCACTACTTTCAATTTTCCTTCTTCAGGATATCAAACAAAAAGCGCTTGACTAATTCATAATTGTAAATACAATGTAGGCATGTCAGAAATTCAATTTGCGTGGGATGCAGCAAAGGCCGCGGAGAACATAAAGAATCACGGCGTGTCGTTTGAGGAGGCGCAGACCGTTTTCTATGACAATTTTGCGACGGAGTTCTACGATGACAAACACTCGGAATGGGAAGATAGATTTCTTTTGCTCGGTCTTAGTTCCCATCTTCGGCTCGCGATGGTTTGCCACTGCTATCGTGAAAGCGAATCGGTGATCCGGATTATTTCAGCCCGAAAGGCCACGGCAAAGGAATGCAAGTATTATAGGAGATAGTGAAATGAAAGAGGAATACGATCTGTCTAAGTTGAAGTCCCGGCCGAATCCCTATGCAAAGAGGCTCAAGAAACAGGTTACCCTCAGGATGAGCCCGGACGTGGTTGACTACTTCAAGATGATGGCGGAGGAAACAAACATACCATACCAGAGCCTTATCAACCTTTACCTAATAGATTGCTCTGCCTCCAAACGAAAGCTCGACATGCAATGGAGGGATTTACCGGGGACATCCAATTAACCCCCATGCCCGGCGCGGGCACAACGAAGGATGAAAATGAGGAAATCCGGGTAGTATAATTAGGGACAGAGCCCCTATTCTTTTCGAGATTATTAAAAGAATTGAAAGAATTGGGGACAGCCACTAATTAAAATGGTGATCAGGGAACAGTTTGATTTTCCAAACGGAAAAAGGGGGACACTTCCCATATTTCAAAGGAACAATATAAAAGGAATTGAAATTCCGGGGACCATACTAGTTTTTTAAGGGAAAAAGGGGCAGGTTGAATTTCTCAAATCTGCCCTCTTTTTTTCTTGTCACCCCCACTACTTTCAATTTTCCTTCTTCAGGATGACATGCGTGCCGATCCGGCGAAAGATATTCGGCCTTGACATCTAACCAATTATTGATTACAATGCACCATGTTCAAGGTATCGGTCAAAAAGAAAGCTCTTAAAGATGCCGAGAAAATGCCCGTTTCCGTCCAGGAAAACCTGGCGGTGCTGCTCGAAGACTTGAGGGATAACGGCCCGGTTCAACCGGGTTGGCCGAATTACAGCAGGATCGGCAAAGAAATGTACCATTGCCATTTAGCCCGGAAGTGGGTGGCTTGCTGGTATTGTGAAGACAAAACATTGATTATAGAGGTGTATTATGCAGGCAGTCGTGAAAACGCCCCGTATTGAAATCAGCGTCAGGGGCACGGCCATTCCGCCGAGGCTGATGGATGTCTTAAGAGAAGAGTATGGACCAGAGCTTAGCCTTGTTGAAGATGATGGGGATGATCTGGTTGATGTATTTGAAACGCAGTGGTATAGAGGCGTTAAGGAGAAGATGACGCCGGGGACTTAC from Deltaproteobacteria bacterium harbors:
- a CDS encoding BrnT family toxin, whose translation is MSEIQFAWDAAKAAENIKNHGVSFEEAQTVFYDNFATEFYDDKHSEWEDRFLLLGLSSHLRLAMVCHCYRESESVIRIISARKATAKECKYYRR
- a CDS encoding BrnA antitoxin family protein: MKEEYDLSKLKSRPNPYAKRLKKQVTLRMSPDVVDYFKMMAEETNIPYQSLINLYLIDCSASKRKLDMQWRDLPGTSN
- a CDS encoding helix-turn-helix transcriptional regulator — its product is MQAVVKTPRIEISVRGTAIPPRLMDVLREEYGPELSLVEDDGDDLVDVFETQWYRGVKEKMTPGTYLRIYRENKGLTQLQLGEVLGGIPRQHISNMERGQRSISLKMARKLSLLLGAPIEKFIDCVNPGTPY